A single genomic interval of Myxococcus xanthus harbors:
- a CDS encoding DUF7768 domain-containing protein → MSRPIVIVESPYAGDIERNVAYARAALSDCLRRGEAPYASHLLYTQPGVLRDEVPEERNHGIEAGFEFRRVAQATVVYTDLGYSEGMKLGIRHAEALGHPIEYRSLPGWATQA, encoded by the coding sequence ATGAGCCGCCCCATCGTGATTGTCGAGAGCCCTTACGCCGGTGACATCGAGCGCAACGTCGCGTATGCCCGGGCGGCCCTCAGCGACTGCCTCCGGCGCGGCGAGGCCCCCTACGCGAGCCACCTGCTCTACACGCAGCCTGGGGTGCTGCGGGATGAGGTCCCCGAGGAGCGCAACCACGGCATCGAGGCGGGCTTCGAATTCCGCCGCGTCGCGCAGGCCACGGTGGTCTACACGGACCTCGGCTACTCGGAGGGGATGAAGCTGGGCATCCGTCACGCCGAGGCCCTCGGCCACCCCATCGAGTACCGCTCGCTTCCCGGCTGGGCCACCCAGGCGTAA